The genomic interval GCAGGTGTACCAGTGAGGTAGAGAGGATGATGGGTCGGGATAATTCGGCTAAAGCAGTTGCCTGTTCGGTTAACGCTGCCGCATCCGTTGCGGTGTAAACACAGGCATAGACCCCTCCTTCCGGCACCTGGCGGAGCGCTTCCCAGGTCAGCAGCCCACTGCCCGCATTCAAATCCAGAACAAGGTGGTGACGTTGGGGATGGGCGATCGCAAACAGACGATCTCGCAGGGTTCCCAACCGTTCACCCGCCTGTCCGATCGTCCGTTGCAGCCAGCGTTCCTGGGCAGAGTCGAGCGTGCCAAAGGTAAGGATCTCTGGCATCGCAACCCCTACGCCTTCGACCAGGGCTGCCAGTTGCGCCTCCCGGCGGCGGGTAACCTGGGTGCGAATTTCCGCTTCGTACCCCTGATCGGAGGGTTGGTAAAACACCTGCCCTTGCAGACGACTGGGAAGATACTGCTGAGCCACCCAATGATCTCGGTAGGCATGGGGATAGAGATAACCTGCACCATGACCAAATCCTTTCTTGTCCCGGTTGGCGTCTTTTAAGGCTGTGGGAACGTCTGCCTCCCGCTCCTGCTCGATCGCAGATAGGGCGTCAAAGAAGCCCATGACACTGTTAGATTTGGGCGCAGTTGCCAGGTAAAGGGTCGCGTGTGCCAGGGGATACCGCCCTTCTGGCATGCCCACCCGATCAAAGGCTTGGGCGCAAGCATTGACCACCACCACCGCATTGGGGTCGGCCATGCCCACATCCTCACCTGCCAGAATCACCAGACGGCGAAAAATAAAGCGGGGATCTTCCCCGGCATAAACCATGCGGGCGAGCCAGTAGAGCGCGGCATCTGGGTCAGAACCGCGTATGCTCTTGATGAAGGCGCTAATCGTGTCGAAGTGGGCATCCCCTTCTTTGTCATACAGAACTGCCCGTCGCTGAATCGATTCTTCCGCAACCGCCAATGTAATGGGAAGCACTCCCTGTTTATCGGGGGGCGTTGTCTCTACTGCCAGTTCCAATGCGTTGAGCAAGGCTCTGGCATCTCCGTTGGCAACATTGACCAGATGATCGAGGGCGGCGCTGTCCAGTTGCACCTTGAGGGTGCCATAGCCGCGATCGCTATCTTCCAACGCCTGTTGGACAACTTTCCGCAAATCCGTTTCATCCAGAGGTTTGAGTTGAAAAATACGCGATCGGGAAACCAGCGCCTGATTCACCTCAAAGTAGGGATTTTCGGTGGTGGCTCCAATCAAAATCACGGTGCCATTTTCTACCCAGGGTAACAATGCATCCTGCTGGGCTTTGTTGAACCGATGCACCTCATCCACAAACAGAATCGTGCGTTGGTTGTACATCCCTCGTTTTTCCTGGGCAGTGGCGATCGCCGTTCGAATTTCCTTCACCCCTGCTAAAACTGCATTAATCGCAATAAAATGCGCCTGGGTCGTATTCGCAATAATTCGTGCTAGCGTAGTTTTGCCCGTTCCTGGCGGACCGTAAAAAATGAGTGATGATAGCTGATCGGCTTGAATTGCCCGCCGGAGTAATCTTCCTGGGCCAATAATTGCATCCTGGCCAACAAACTCATCCAGCGTCCGGGGGCGCAGTCGTGCCGCCAATGGTGCTTCGGCTTCAGTAATTGCCTGACGGTGCTGATCAAATAAATCCATTGACTGGGGATTGGGGGTTGGGGATTGGAACATTAACCCCACTTTTTACCTCTACTTTGCATAATAGATAGACCGTGGGAAAAAGCGAATTTCTTTTGCATTGAGTTCAGCGATCGATTATGAAACAGGTTGAAAGAAAGTCCAATTGCAACTGTCCGAATTTCCAATTTTTTGAAACAGGCGGAGCTTTAAATCCGGTTCATTTCAGTGCGATTCGTTTATGGTTGGTAGGGCAGAGGCAATTGATCAGTCTAATTGTTTTGGAATTGCTTTTGATCAGTTGTTCTCCTCCGGTTCCAGCCGCTGCTCCCGATCGAATCACTGCTCCCCCAGCATCTAATTCCCATTCCTCGTCCGCTCAAGTACAGGCAAATTCAGCTCAGGTGTTACCCATTTCAAGTCAAGTCAAGATAGCCAATCAGGTGATTCAGTTAGAGGTTGCCCGAACACCAGAGCAGCAGGCGATGGGGTTGATGTACCGAACTGAGCTACCCGACGATCGCGGCATGCTTTTTCCCTTTAACCCACCCCGTCCGGTTGGCTTCTGGATGAAGAATTGCAACATCAGCCTGGATATGATTTTTCTGCGGGAGGGCAAGGTGCTAGCGATTGCAAGTAATGCCCCACCCTGCAAAGCTGACCCCTGCCCCATCTATAACTCCAATGGAGTTGTGGATCAGGTGATTGAGCTACGAGGTGGCAGAGCAGCCGAACTAGGGGTAAAAGTGGGTGACCAACTAAAAATTTACATAGATTCTTGAACCTCTTTATTTTTTCTGTACATAGATACGGTAGATCTTTCGAGAGGTAGAGTTTAGGAGCTTAAAACTCCTTTATTCTTAACCCAAGTTCTTAGCGATGGATGCGGGCAATTGTTTGAGAGTTGACCAAAGGAAATTCTCAGACATCCTTAAGGATTATCCGCTAGGCTATCTAGCGGGTGAGAGATTCGTCCTCAGGATGGGTGTGAGGTAGTAGGAATCAGGTTGGGTGATGCAACAGCAAAACCCTGGACTAGAGGATAAAGGATTTGCAGGCTGGACAGGCTTCCTGGAGTGATCAGTTTTCGCTCCTAAGTGAAAAAACCGAACTCCTTGTGGGGATAGGCTGGTTTGTCTGTACATTTGCAGATGCAACCGTCTACCTGAGCCTGCTTTATTAGGCGTAAGCCCATGCGGAACAGACAGTTCTGGCGTTGTTGTTATCTGGCACAGGCAGATAGACAGATGCTTGACTGACCACTACCGTTTATCTTTTGCTAGTCCACGCTACACAATGGTGTCTTATCGGGGAGGTGAGCAATTCATGGCACCTGCAATGTACTCTCGGTTCATCCGCTTTCTACAAGAAGATTTGGCGCTCTCATCTTCGTCGATTGCGATCGCCCTTCGTCATCTGGAACAGGACCCCGGTCCCCTACCCATGATTCTTTGGCAGTATGGGCTAATTACGATTGAGCAATTGGAGCAAATCTATGACTGGCTTGAATCAGCCTGAATAAGATGGAACGAATTGTTCATAGGGGGATGAATCGATGGAAATCATCATATTCCGGAGCTGGTTTAAGGCTGCAATAGGTTCCCTGGAAAGTACTGAATTCAATCAATTAATTAACAAGAGAGCGGCACTCGACCCGCTCTCTTGTTTTATGAAACGATGGGGCGAACTAAAACTTTGTCGATGCGATTCTCATCCATATCCACCACTTCAATGGACAACCTATCCCATTCAAACGACTCAGCAACAACCGGGATGTGACCCAACTGGCTTAATACAAATCCACCAAGCGTCTGGTATTCAATGCCCTCTTCCCCTGGTAAATCTCGAATCTCAAACAGATCTTTGAAATCCTCGACCGACAACATACCATCCAGGAGCCAGGAACCATCGCTACACTGAATGGCTCGGGGTTCTTCTGGTTCATTGCCTGTGCGAATATCGCCAACGATCGCTTCCAGGATGTCATTCAGTGTCACTAATCCCTGAATTGCGCCGTACTCATCTACGATCGCTGCCGTATGATTACCAGTGCTTTTAAATTGTTCCAGGGCAATAATTGTGCGTGTGCTTTCTGGAATATACAGGGGGGGGCTGAGCAGTTTGGACAGGCTTGCCATCGTTAGTGCCCCATCAAGACTGGCACTCAAAAATTGTTTAGCTGTAATAAACCCCAATAGGTCATCGATACTGCCCCGGCATACGGGAAAGTGGGAATGGACACTATTGGTCACAATCCTTTGAAGGGATGGGATGGGGTCTTCAATATCCAACCAAACCACTTCGCGACGGGGTGTCATAAAGGCACTGATGCGCCGCTCGTTCAAGTCGAGAATTCGCTCTACCACATCTTCTTCAACTTCGCCAAGCAGTCCTGCCTGACGACTGGCAGAAACCAATAAACGAATTTCTTCAGGGGAGTGAATCAGTTCTTCGCTGCCTCCTGCCTCAAGTCCCAATAACCGCAAAACCCGATTGCCCAGGCTGTTTAAAAATTGGACAACCGGACGGAAGATGGCGAGATACAGCTCCAGCAATTGCACCACAAACAGGGCAGTTCCTTCGGGACGCTGCAACGCCAAACTTTTAGGAGCAAGTTCTCCTAAAACGATATGTAATGACGTAATGATACTGAAGGCGATCGCAACGGACAGCGTGTGGGAACCGACGGAAGCCAGCCTTTCTGGTAAGAAGGTGTGTAGCAGGGGTTCAATCAGGGCTGCGATCGCAGGCTCCCCCAACCACCCCAACCCCAGGGAAGACATGGTGATACCCAACTGGGTGGCTGCCAGATAAGCATCCAGATGCTGCACGGCCCGGTGCAGATTTTTAGCGCGGGGGTGTCCCTCTTCTAACAGTTGCTCAATTCGACTGCGGCGTATGGCAACTAGAGCAAACTCAGCCGCAACAAAAAAGCCGTTGGCTAGCACTAATACCACGACTGCAAACAGCCTGATCAAAATTTGCAGGATGTCTGAGTTCGACATTGCTCTCAGGTGAGATTCAAGGAAATTGAACCGAAAGGCGCAGAGTCGGCAGAGAAATTTCTCTGCGTCCCTGCGCCTTCAGGATGAATTGACCTATTCTATCAAGTAACAGACTATCCCTCTTACCTCTTACGAATTAGCTAGGATTTACGCACATCTCGAAGGTTTAACCCCAAATGGTGTGTCCCCCATTGACGCTTAAACCTCCAAGGTTCTGGTCGAAGGCGTGAGGTCTGCTGCCTCAGAACCCAACTACGAATTTGCAATCACCTTCGCGGCGGCGGCAATACCTGCCCCCGGTGTAAAACTTTCATACCCTAATTCTTGTAGGGTGGCTTCTAGGGCAGCGATCGCCGTCAGGATATCGCGATCGCTGACAAAGCCCAGGTGCCCAATTCGGAAGATTTTGCCCTTGAGGTGATCCTGTCCACCTGCCAGCGCAATATCAAATCGTTTTTTCATGATGGAACGAATCTGCTCGGCATCCACCCGGTCGGGGGCAACGGCTGTAATGGCGGGGCTACCTGCACCATCGGGGGCAAACAGGGGCAAGCCCAGTGCCTTAATGGCAGCACGCGTCGAATGGGTCAAGCGTTGGTGGCGGGCAAAAATACTCTCCAGTCCTTCTGCTTTCATCATCCGCAGGGCAGCCTGGAGTGCGAAGAACAGGTTAACAGGTGGCGTAAAAGGCGTAGTGTTTTTCGCCCCATCTTTTTTATATTTGCCCAGGTCCAGATAAAAACGGGGCAGTTTGGCAGTCGCGTAGGCTTCCCATGCCCTGGGACCGACAGCAACGAACCCCAAACCAGGGGGGATCATGTAACCTTTCTGGGAACCGGAAGCAACCACATCCAGCCCCCATTCGTCTACTGGAATGTTGTAGGCGCTCATGCTGGTGACTGTATCAACAATAATCAAGGCTTCACCGTGCGCTTTCACGTGGCGGTTGATGGTTTCCAGGTCATTCAACACACCCGTCGAGGTTTCGCTGTGGGTCATAATCACAGCTTTGATGGTTTTGTCCGTATCGGCTTCCAGTTTGGCGCGAAACTGCTCCGGATCAAGGGGTTGCCCCCACTCTGCCGTAATGGTGTCTACCTGAAGTCCATAGGCTTTGCTGACCTGTGCCCAGCGATCGCCAAATTTGCCGTTACTCCCGACCAGGACGCGATCACCAGGGCTGAGAAAGTTAATAATTCCTGCCTCCACGGCTCCCGTCCCACTGACTGTGAGGATCAGGACATCATTCTGAGTTTGGTGCAGCCACTTCAGGTTTTGGGTCACCTCTTCCATGATTTTGGAAAAGTCACCCGTGCGGTGCCCAATGGGATGTTTTGCCATCGCCAAGAGCACCTGCTCTGGGACGGGTGTCGGACCCGGAATCATCAGCATCAGCTTATCGTCCATTAATCTGCCCCATTTGAAATACTTTGCCTGCTCCAGGATTACATAATTCAGAAACGATCGCCGATCAAACAACTGGTTATTTAATCTTTACGTCAAGCAAACATGAAAACCCCCGTCCCCATCCCTCCGCGCCCATCTCTAGGGTTGGCGCGCTTTGTAGTTACGGCGGCGCATGAGAAACTCTGGCAGATCGACCTTGGTTTCACGGTTCAAGCGGGTTGAATTGAGTAAAGCGGGGCTGGCAGGCTCAGGCATTGCTGCGGTGGCTGCCTCCAATGCAGCCAGAGCCGCAGCCAATTCTGGAGGAGGTTCGGGTAACGTCTGGGCCACCACATCTTTTAATTTAAGAACCTGGGTCTGAGCTGTAAAATAGCGATCTTTCCAATGCTGGACAGCGGTTTCGTATTCACTTGCCTGCTGGGCTTGCCTGAGGACTTGCTCTTGCATCTCAGCGGTTTGTTTTTCCAGGTCAGTAATGCGCGTTTGCTGGCAATCTCGCGCTTCTTCAAGCTCCTGACAGGCCCGTTGAAGCATTGCCTGGGTCGTCAGTTGGCGGGCAATTTCGGTCTCCAGGTCTGCAACCTTGGTTTGGGCGATCGTCAAAGCCTGCTCATCGGAGGGGTTGGATTTGCCTGGAGGCGGGGTGGGATTGGGGGGGCGCTC from Kovacikia minuta CCNUW1 carries:
- a CDS encoding AAA family ATPase, encoding MDLFDQHRQAITEAEAPLAARLRPRTLDEFVGQDAIIGPGRLLRRAIQADQLSSLIFYGPPGTGKTTLARIIANTTQAHFIAINAVLAGVKEIRTAIATAQEKRGMYNQRTILFVDEVHRFNKAQQDALLPWVENGTVILIGATTENPYFEVNQALVSRSRIFQLKPLDETDLRKVVQQALEDSDRGYGTLKVQLDSAALDHLVNVANGDARALLNALELAVETTPPDKQGVLPITLAVAEESIQRRAVLYDKEGDAHFDTISAFIKSIRGSDPDAALYWLARMVYAGEDPRFIFRRLVILAGEDVGMADPNAVVVVNACAQAFDRVGMPEGRYPLAHATLYLATAPKSNSVMGFFDALSAIEQEREADVPTALKDANRDKKGFGHGAGYLYPHAYRDHWVAQQYLPSRLQGQVFYQPSDQGYEAEIRTQVTRRREAQLAALVEGVGVAMPEILTFGTLDSAQERWLQRTIGQAGERLGTLRDRLFAIAHPQRHHLVLDLNAGSGLLTWEALRQVPEGGVYACVYTATDAAALTEQATALAELSRPIILSTSLVHLPATLKAQTPEIRFDHIVGRNALTREADKAGVIRSLVTWLHPNGAITLAETIPRHAQRLYRLLDPTWLSSRLYQKLVQAEEMIYHQAAEPMVNWDIEDLQTRV
- a CDS encoding DUF192 domain-containing protein, whose amino-acid sequence is MKQVERKSNCNCPNFQFFETGGALNPVHFSAIRLWLVGQRQLISLIVLELLLISCSPPVPAAAPDRITAPPASNSHSSSAQVQANSAQVLPISSQVKIANQVIQLEVARTPEQQAMGLMYRTELPDDRGMLFPFNPPRPVGFWMKNCNISLDMIFLREGKVLAIASNAPPCKADPCPIYNSNGVVDQVIELRGGRAAELGVKVGDQLKIYIDS
- a CDS encoding DUF2949 domain-containing protein, which encodes MAPAMYSRFIRFLQEDLALSSSSIAIALRHLEQDPGPLPMILWQYGLITIEQLEQIYDWLESA
- a CDS encoding hemolysin family protein, giving the protein MSNSDILQILIRLFAVVVLVLANGFFVAAEFALVAIRRSRIEQLLEEGHPRAKNLHRAVQHLDAYLAATQLGITMSSLGLGWLGEPAIAALIEPLLHTFLPERLASVGSHTLSVAIAFSIITSLHIVLGELAPKSLALQRPEGTALFVVQLLELYLAIFRPVVQFLNSLGNRVLRLLGLEAGGSEELIHSPEEIRLLVSASRQAGLLGEVEEDVVERILDLNERRISAFMTPRREVVWLDIEDPIPSLQRIVTNSVHSHFPVCRGSIDDLLGFITAKQFLSASLDGALTMASLSKLLSPPLYIPESTRTIIALEQFKSTGNHTAAIVDEYGAIQGLVTLNDILEAIVGDIRTGNEPEEPRAIQCSDGSWLLDGMLSVEDFKDLFEIRDLPGEEGIEYQTLGGFVLSQLGHIPVVAESFEWDRLSIEVVDMDENRIDKVLVRPIVS
- a CDS encoding pyridoxal-phosphate-dependent aminotransferase family protein, which codes for MDDKLMLMIPGPTPVPEQVLLAMAKHPIGHRTGDFSKIMEEVTQNLKWLHQTQNDVLILTVSGTGAVEAGIINFLSPGDRVLVGSNGKFGDRWAQVSKAYGLQVDTITAEWGQPLDPEQFRAKLEADTDKTIKAVIMTHSETSTGVLNDLETINRHVKAHGEALIIVDTVTSMSAYNIPVDEWGLDVVASGSQKGYMIPPGLGFVAVGPRAWEAYATAKLPRFYLDLGKYKKDGAKNTTPFTPPVNLFFALQAALRMMKAEGLESIFARHQRLTHSTRAAIKALGLPLFAPDGAGSPAITAVAPDRVDAEQIRSIMKKRFDIALAGGQDHLKGKIFRIGHLGFVSDRDILTAIAALEATLQELGYESFTPGAGIAAAAKVIANS